A window of the Armatimonadota bacterium genome harbors these coding sequences:
- a CDS encoding beta-galactosidase has protein sequence MLRAVICVLCVLILAATTSRASEPEPRPFIYGCGIVWGRWLGLDDARAKAFDRLSMDRIREMGGTNVPANFAWIDIEPTPGEYHWDYVDHQVKEARRRGLEIFAYTGLTPDWALPDNAPKTPGIGYRFPPAERFIPDFERFFETLARRYRGKVRYYGFWNEPNGCSWINDRCANGHMAHTYVPWLKRWYRAMKKGDPNCVLAVGGLDYHSGVAEGWRYLEDIYTHGGGDSFDAVALHPYGEPLHWRAIRDTYDCLVRHGDEHKKLWLNEYGWNTTDETRKARNLRKVLHRLARPEYHMVFQASYLVLTDLPGDSDVNAHDFGLCDRDRKAGTVTPRDSYRAFQAIRKH, from the coding sequence ATGCTCCGCGCCGTCATCTGCGTGCTTTGTGTTCTCATCCTCGCGGCGACCACTTCCCGGGCCTCGGAGCCGGAGCCGCGCCCGTTCATCTATGGCTGCGGAATCGTCTGGGGCAGGTGGCTCGGCCTCGATGATGCCCGGGCGAAAGCCTTCGACCGTCTCAGCATGGACCGGATCAGGGAGATGGGTGGGACCAACGTCCCCGCGAACTTTGCGTGGATCGACATTGAGCCCACGCCCGGCGAGTATCATTGGGACTACGTAGACCATCAGGTGAAGGAGGCTCGCAGGCGAGGTCTGGAGATATTCGCCTACACCGGACTGACGCCCGACTGGGCCTTGCCGGACAATGCGCCCAAGACGCCGGGAATCGGCTACCGGTTCCCGCCGGCGGAACGGTTCATCCCGGATTTCGAGAGGTTCTTCGAGACCCTCGCGCGGCGGTACCGGGGCAAGGTGCGGTACTACGGATTTTGGAACGAACCCAACGGGTGCAGTTGGATCAACGACCGGTGCGCAAACGGCCATATGGCGCACACTTACGTGCCGTGGCTGAAACGCTGGTATCGCGCGATGAAGAAGGGCGACCCGAACTGCGTCCTGGCCGTGGGGGGGCTGGATTACCACAGCGGGGTGGCCGAAGGCTGGCGGTATCTGGAGGACATCTACACTCACGGCGGAGGGGATAGCTTCGACGCCGTGGCGCTTCATCCGTACGGAGAGCCCCTGCACTGGCGAGCGATCCGCGATACCTATGACTGTCTCGTGCGCCACGGCGATGAGCACAAGAAGTTGTGGCTCAATGAGTATGGATGGAACACCACCGATGAGACGCGCAAGGCCCGCAACCTGCGCAAGGTGCTCCACCGTCTCGCAAGACCCGAGTATCACATGGTGTTTCAGGCCAGCTACCTGGTACTCACCGACCTGCCCGGCGATAGTGACGTGAATGCCCATGACTTCGGCCTGTGTGACCGTGACCGGAAAGCCGGAACAGTCACGCCCCGCGACAGCTACCGGGCGTTCCAGGCAATCCGCAAGCATTGA
- a CDS encoding DUF4981 domain-containing protein, translating into MSRTMNDWENPGLFSLNRLPARAYLFPYPNREAALTCDRGAAHFLSLNGPWRFHYAESPVLAPEGFEGLDYEDGCWAEEEVPGCWQMQGYDPPHYTNVVYPFAIDPPRVPDLNPTGSYRRWFQVPDDWSGRRIVLRFEGVESTLQVWVNGQYVGLSKGSRLPAEFDITANVNPGTNLLAVRVHKWSDGTYMEDQDYWWFSGIFRDVYLKAEAPIGIRDVSVKTPLSNGYRDGRLEIEALVDGQADGLSVNAVLFDADRVEVVAGQAEASERTALALEVPGCRKWTAEDPYLYTLVLELTDAEGSVLDTTSVRVGFRQVEITGRVFRVNGAPVKFKGVNRHDHHPEKGRAVSLEDMTTDVLLMKRHNINAVRTSHYPNDPRFYDLCDQYGLYVVDECDFETHGFGYGSNRDANPSWAPEFAGACLDRMRRMVMRDRNHPSIVMWSAGNEADHGPNTRAMLNLAKEIDPTRPVHFERDVAVDTADVFSQMYTHPDTVKKIAEGEPFEAWGVTANERHQSTPFVLCEYAHAMGNGPGGLKEYWDLIYQYESLCGGFVWEFIDHGIAMQEPDGTPWYAYGGDFGEYPHDGNFVCDGLCFPWREPSPGMIQYKKIIEPVRVEAVDLSRGVFRLTNLYDFIGLDHLALNWSVECDGNVLASGSAAIPPTAPHDSSEITIPEVVRRELSGIGAHVTLSLALASDTSWAKAGHEIAWGQFALPVSAPAAASTPAGPALNIRQLQSGVIVESDRLALLVSKVDGRLRHWDWDGRTLLIDGPALSFFRPVTDNDRALGVRKWWEGPDLKHFASKLLDLSVEAEGEAVRIIVDTRLSPPNQRRAFTCRYDYTVQPGGTVRLRVSGEPSDNWEDSDILLRIGLDLRLPGELSRVAWYGLGPGESYPDTWEAQRMGLWRGNVDDLSTPYVYPQENGSRSRTRWITLVDERGRGLMVAGVPDISFSARWQSVNDLDEAAHMHEVPRREHVFLSLDHAHQGIGSASCGPGPFAGYMLRPRPFSFEVRFAPFDRDAAAEPRMAAALRAD; encoded by the coding sequence ATGAGCCGCACGATGAACGATTGGGAAAACCCCGGGCTTTTCAGTCTGAACCGCCTGCCGGCCCGCGCTTACCTGTTTCCGTACCCGAACCGCGAAGCCGCTCTCACCTGTGACCGCGGGGCCGCCCACTTCCTGAGTCTCAACGGGCCGTGGCGTTTTCACTACGCCGAGAGTCCGGTGCTGGCGCCGGAGGGCTTCGAAGGGCTGGACTATGAAGATGGGTGCTGGGCGGAGGAAGAAGTACCGGGCTGCTGGCAAATGCAGGGCTACGACCCGCCACATTACACCAACGTGGTCTACCCCTTCGCCATCGACCCCCCGCGGGTGCCGGATCTGAACCCCACCGGATCGTACCGGCGCTGGTTCCAGGTGCCGGATGACTGGTCCGGGCGTCGGATCGTGCTGCGGTTCGAGGGCGTGGAATCCACCCTCCAGGTCTGGGTCAACGGCCAGTACGTGGGCCTGAGCAAGGGGAGCCGCCTGCCTGCTGAGTTCGATATCACGGCAAACGTGAACCCGGGAACCAATCTTCTGGCAGTCCGCGTACACAAGTGGTCCGACGGCACGTATATGGAAGACCAGGACTACTGGTGGTTTTCGGGCATTTTCCGGGACGTATACCTGAAAGCTGAGGCGCCCATCGGGATCCGCGACGTATCGGTAAAGACTCCGTTGAGCAATGGGTATCGCGACGGCCGGCTGGAGATCGAAGCGCTCGTAGACGGGCAGGCGGACGGGCTGAGCGTCAACGCGGTGCTCTTCGACGCCGACCGGGTAGAGGTCGTGGCTGGACAAGCCGAGGCGAGTGAGCGGACTGCGCTCGCGCTGGAGGTTCCGGGGTGCCGCAAGTGGACTGCTGAGGACCCCTACCTCTACACGCTGGTCCTGGAGCTAACGGATGCGGAGGGGAGCGTGCTGGACACCACTTCGGTGCGCGTCGGGTTCCGGCAGGTGGAGATCACGGGCCGGGTGTTTCGCGTGAACGGCGCGCCGGTGAAGTTCAAGGGGGTGAACCGCCACGACCATCATCCCGAAAAGGGCCGCGCCGTCTCCCTGGAAGACATGACCACCGATGTGCTGCTCATGAAGCGGCACAATATCAATGCCGTGCGCACCTCGCACTACCCCAACGATCCGCGCTTCTATGACCTTTGCGACCAGTACGGGCTGTATGTGGTGGATGAGTGCGATTTCGAAACCCACGGGTTCGGGTACGGGTCGAACCGCGATGCGAATCCCTCTTGGGCGCCCGAATTCGCGGGTGCCTGCCTGGACCGGATGCGCCGGATGGTCATGCGCGACCGCAATCACCCGAGCATTGTGATGTGGTCGGCAGGCAATGAGGCGGACCACGGGCCTAATACCCGGGCGATGCTGAACCTCGCGAAAGAGATCGACCCAACTCGCCCGGTGCATTTCGAGCGCGACGTGGCTGTGGACACCGCGGATGTCTTCAGCCAGATGTACACTCATCCGGATACGGTGAAAAAGATCGCCGAAGGGGAGCCTTTCGAGGCTTGGGGCGTCACTGCGAACGAGCGCCACCAGTCCACGCCTTTCGTCCTGTGCGAGTACGCTCACGCTATGGGCAACGGCCCCGGCGGCCTGAAGGAGTACTGGGACCTGATCTATCAGTACGAGTCCCTCTGCGGCGGGTTCGTGTGGGAGTTCATCGACCACGGAATTGCCATGCAGGAGCCCGATGGGACGCCATGGTATGCCTACGGCGGGGATTTCGGCGAGTATCCCCATGACGGCAACTTCGTCTGTGACGGCCTGTGCTTCCCGTGGCGCGAGCCGTCGCCCGGGATGATCCAGTACAAGAAGATCATCGAGCCGGTGCGGGTGGAGGCAGTGGACCTGTCGCGCGGGGTGTTCCGGCTTACCAATCTCTATGACTTCATCGGGCTGGACCATCTCGCCCTGAACTGGAGCGTCGAATGTGACGGGAATGTACTGGCAAGCGGATCGGCCGCGATCCCACCCACCGCGCCACATGACTCCTCCGAGATCACCATCCCGGAGGTTGTCAGACGAGAGTTGTCGGGCATTGGGGCCCACGTAACCCTGTCGCTGGCGCTTGCCTCAGACACATCCTGGGCCAAAGCCGGGCATGAGATCGCGTGGGGGCAGTTCGCGCTTCCGGTGTCCGCGCCCGCAGCCGCATCCACCCCCGCCGGCCCGGCGCTCAATATCCGGCAACTGCAGTCCGGGGTCATCGTCGAGAGCGACCGGCTGGCCCTGCTGGTGAGCAAGGTGGATGGGCGCCTGCGCCACTGGGACTGGGACGGCCGGACGCTGCTCATCGATGGGCCTGCCCTGAGTTTCTTCCGCCCTGTTACGGACAATGACCGGGCACTCGGAGTACGCAAGTGGTGGGAGGGCCCGGACCTGAAACACTTCGCGTCGAAGCTGCTGGACCTGAGCGTTGAGGCGGAGGGCGAAGCTGTCCGGATCATCGTCGATACCCGCTTGAGCCCGCCCAACCAGCGCCGTGCCTTCACCTGCCGTTATGACTACACGGTGCAACCCGGCGGGACCGTGCGGCTCAGGGTCAGCGGCGAGCCATCGGACAACTGGGAGGACAGCGACATTCTCTTGCGCATCGGGCTGGACCTTCGGCTACCCGGAGAACTGAGCCGGGTTGCGTGGTACGGTCTCGGGCCCGGGGAGAGCTATCCGGACACATGGGAAGCCCAGCGCATGGGACTGTGGCGCGGCAATGTGGACGATCTCAGCACTCCGTACGTGTACCCGCAGGAAAACGGGAGCCGCAGCCGGACCCGCTGGATCACCCTCGTCGACGAACGTGGGAGGGGGCTTATGGTGGCCGGGGTTCCCGATATCAGTTTCAGCGCCCGGTGGCAGTCGGTAAACGATCTGGATGAGGCCGCTCACATGCACGAGGTGCCGCGGCGCGAGCACGTGTTCCTCAGTCTGGACCACGCGCACCAGGGCATCGGTAGCGCCAGTTGCGGACCGGGACCCTTCGCGGGATACATGTTGCGGCCCCGCCCCTTCAGTTTCGAAGTGCGCTTCGCGCCCTTCGACCGGGACGCCGCCGCGGAGCCGCGCATGGCTGCCGCGCTGCGTGCTGATTGA
- a CDS encoding acetylxylan esterase yields MPRLPQAPICPETDLRDMLRGYLVRRSLECMERAAERRKKAIREGAAEAYRETITAAVRGFYGTLPVGPDAEPIRARLVSGHEREGYRLENVLFDSFPGWEVNATVYVPRDFAPPYPAVVVPVGHSGKQFESYQLPCQFFARSGYLAVVFDPPGQSSEKQPGNDHFADGVRCYPVGESSSRYFVADALRCIDYLESREDVDTSRGVAMTGVSGGGTTTTLAALLDPRVSVMGPSCCVTALADLDITQCYAGCPETHMWRRYAEGIDEIDLICAAFPRPVLLMAGEQDEVFRIGDVRALADEARLFYASAGMSECIGFFVDPGGHAYSLAQARQFVAFMDHWLAGGARPPCDLPDEAFIMDAYGDLRCYPRTDVNMRTLSMARARELRENRRHTAKDIRLAAMQLAQVEDLEQGQRAEIGDQFRLWTHYWQPVMLRPEAGIELPATFIRAHSDKPAPTLIHFDDSGRHRLIARNGPLMSAIRFIDRDHPGASLLTVDLRGWGDTEPNLYPYEAAGWGGIDRYLAYTSAALGDSVLGMRIRDGLAALTFARRDPGVDRARIIICGCGAGAVVAMHVALIGAPLHGLAVWNRPESFEALVADETPRWPHDLFMPNVLQHYDLPELLTALECTVIDLPGTEDEAPGRLVPALTRLLFDL; encoded by the coding sequence ATGCCCCGTCTTCCTCAAGCCCCGATTTGTCCCGAGACAGACCTGCGCGACATGCTGCGGGGGTACCTCGTGCGCCGCAGCCTCGAGTGCATGGAACGCGCGGCAGAGCGCCGGAAGAAGGCGATCCGGGAGGGCGCGGCGGAGGCGTACCGCGAGACCATCACCGCCGCAGTTCGGGGCTTCTACGGGACGCTTCCGGTCGGGCCCGATGCCGAGCCGATACGTGCGCGTTTGGTGAGCGGCCACGAGCGCGAAGGGTACCGCCTGGAGAATGTGCTGTTCGACTCCTTCCCCGGTTGGGAAGTGAACGCCACCGTCTACGTGCCCCGCGATTTCGCGCCACCGTACCCTGCGGTGGTGGTTCCGGTGGGGCATTCGGGCAAGCAATTCGAAAGCTACCAGCTTCCGTGCCAGTTCTTCGCGCGTAGCGGGTATCTCGCCGTTGTCTTTGACCCGCCCGGTCAGTCCAGCGAGAAGCAGCCCGGTAACGATCACTTCGCGGATGGCGTGCGGTGTTACCCGGTAGGGGAGAGTTCGAGCCGGTATTTCGTCGCGGATGCCCTGCGCTGCATCGACTACCTGGAGAGCCGTGAAGATGTGGACACGAGCCGGGGGGTGGCGATGACCGGGGTCTCCGGCGGCGGCACCACAACCACGCTGGCTGCACTACTGGACCCGCGCGTGTCTGTGATGGGACCGTCCTGCTGTGTGACGGCGCTGGCGGATCTGGACATCACCCAGTGCTATGCAGGTTGCCCTGAGACCCACATGTGGCGCCGCTATGCGGAAGGCATCGACGAGATCGACCTGATCTGCGCTGCATTCCCCAGGCCCGTCCTGCTGATGGCGGGCGAGCAGGATGAGGTTTTCCGCATCGGGGACGTGCGCGCGTTAGCCGATGAAGCGCGCCTGTTCTACGCATCCGCCGGCATGTCCGAATGCATCGGGTTCTTTGTGGACCCCGGCGGGCACGCATACTCGCTTGCGCAGGCCAGGCAGTTCGTGGCGTTCATGGACCACTGGCTCGCAGGCGGCGCGAGGCCTCCCTGCGACCTGCCGGACGAAGCGTTCATCATGGACGCGTATGGGGATCTGCGCTGCTATCCGCGCACCGATGTGAACATGCGAACGCTCAGTATGGCCCGGGCGAGAGAGCTTCGAGAAAACCGACGACACACGGCGAAGGACATCAGACTGGCCGCGATGCAACTGGCTCAGGTTGAAGACCTGGAACAAGGGCAGCGAGCCGAAATCGGCGACCAGTTCCGGCTCTGGACCCACTACTGGCAGCCGGTGATGCTTCGGCCCGAGGCAGGAATCGAGCTGCCGGCCACCTTCATCCGGGCCCACAGCGACAAGCCCGCTCCGACGTTGATCCACTTTGACGACTCCGGCAGGCACCGCCTCATCGCTCGCAATGGCCCGCTCATGAGCGCGATCCGTTTCATCGACCGCGACCACCCCGGCGCCAGCCTGCTCACCGTGGACCTGCGCGGCTGGGGCGATACTGAGCCGAACCTCTACCCGTACGAGGCGGCGGGATGGGGCGGCATTGATCGCTACCTGGCGTACACTTCTGCCGCGCTGGGGGACTCGGTGCTCGGGATGCGTATACGGGATGGCCTGGCAGCGCTGACTTTCGCGCGGCGTGATCCGGGCGTTGACCGCGCGCGCATCATTATCTGCGGTTGCGGCGCAGGGGCAGTGGTCGCCATGCATGTCGCGCTCATTGGTGCGCCACTGCACGGGCTGGCCGTCTGGAACCGACCCGAGAGCTTCGAGGCGCTTGTTGCCGATGAGACCCCGCGCTGGCCGCATGACCTGTTCATGCCCAATGTACTGCAGCACTACGACCTTCCAGAGCTCCTCACTGCGCTCGAGTGCACCGTGATCGATCTCCCCGGAACCGAAGATGAGGCGCCGGGCCGGCTTGTCCCGGCGCTGACGCGGTTGTTGTTCGACTTATAA
- a CDS encoding LamG domain-containing protein: MRSSALILTVIGLVACVPVFCQEGLVAHWRMDSAEGNVVADASGAGHHAAFFSKGDVAPVFVPGMYGKAVKLDEKLEQGFNVANSADLNFAGPFTVMAWVKPTRRNATFEIACMKGDKSGEPPWPGWRLRFFWARAAFQVGTPDGLEPQVSSAEWSVPADHWSHVAGQWDGGHLRVFVNAVEKAQTQFAGTIAPQPAWRGLVLGNYVGRKNAYAFDGLMDDVRIYNRALTEDEVFAVASGADQ; encoded by the coding sequence GGAGGGACTGGTGGCGCACTGGCGCATGGACTCCGCAGAAGGAAATGTTGTGGCCGACGCTTCCGGGGCCGGGCACCACGCCGCTTTCTTCTCCAAAGGAGATGTCGCGCCGGTGTTCGTGCCCGGTATGTACGGGAAGGCGGTGAAGCTCGACGAGAAGCTGGAGCAAGGCTTCAATGTGGCTAATTCTGCAGACCTCAACTTTGCGGGCCCCTTCACTGTGATGGCCTGGGTAAAGCCCACGCGCCGCAACGCCACTTTCGAGATCGCCTGCATGAAGGGCGATAAGAGCGGAGAACCGCCATGGCCCGGTTGGCGTTTGCGTTTTTTCTGGGCGCGCGCGGCTTTCCAGGTGGGCACTCCGGACGGCCTTGAGCCCCAGGTCTCTTCAGCAGAGTGGAGCGTGCCCGCCGATCACTGGAGCCACGTTGCCGGGCAGTGGGATGGTGGGCATCTGCGGGTATTCGTGAACGCGGTGGAGAAGGCGCAGACGCAGTTCGCCGGGACCATTGCGCCGCAGCCTGCTTGGCGCGGGCTTGTGCTTGGAAACTACGTGGGCCGCAAGAACGCCTATGCATTCGACGGTCTGATGGACGATGTGCGCATCTACAACCGGGCGCTGACTGAGGACGAGGTGTTTGCGGTGGCGTCTGGAGCCGATCAGTGA